A section of the Alkalihalobacillus sp. LMS39 genome encodes:
- the thiC gene encoding phosphomethylpyrimidine synthase ThiC — MSVKEKTTLITPFPNSKKVYVQGTRSDIKVPFREIELSPTTTPQGETIQNPPFPVYDTSGPYTDPNYTVDVRKGLPELRKQWILERGDVEVYDGREVKPVDNGVASSEKMTEVEIFDTSKRQILRAKKGNNVTQLHYARKGIVTPEMEYVAIREGLSPEFVRDEIARGRAILPSNINHPESEPMIIGRNFHVKINANIGNSAVTSSIEEEVEKMTWAVRWGADNIMDLSTGKHIHTTREWIIRNSPVPIGTVPIYQALEKVNGVAEDLTWEVYRDTLIEQAEQGVDYFTIHAGVRLPYIPMTANRVTGIVSRGGSIMAAWCLAHHEESFLYTHFEDICEIMKAYDIAFSLGDGLRPGSIADANDEAQFAELETLGELTKIAWEHDVQVMIEGPGHVPMHKIKENMDKQLEICDEAPFYTLGPLTTDIAPGYDHITSAIGAAMIGWFGTAMLCYVTPKEHLGLPNKEDVREGVVTYKLAAHAADLAKGHPSAQLRDDALSKARFEFRWRDQFNLSLDPEKAMSFHDETLPAEGAKTAHFCSMCGPKFCSMKITQDIRQQAQEKGIDANTFVEKEMEGKAKEFREKGSKIYQ; from the coding sequence ATGTCAGTAAAAGAAAAAACCACATTAATCACACCGTTTCCAAACAGTAAAAAAGTGTATGTTCAAGGAACACGATCAGATATTAAGGTCCCCTTCCGCGAAATTGAACTTTCACCAACAACAACTCCACAAGGAGAAACCATTCAAAATCCACCATTCCCAGTTTATGATACGAGCGGTCCTTATACAGATCCGAATTATACCGTTGATGTTCGTAAAGGCTTACCAGAACTAAGAAAACAATGGATACTAGAGCGTGGCGACGTCGAGGTGTATGACGGGCGTGAAGTTAAGCCAGTAGATAATGGTGTGGCTTCTTCTGAAAAAATGACCGAAGTTGAAATTTTCGATACAAGTAAACGCCAAATTTTACGTGCCAAAAAGGGAAACAACGTTACACAGCTTCATTACGCTCGAAAAGGAATCGTTACACCAGAAATGGAATACGTGGCAATTCGTGAAGGGCTTTCACCTGAATTTGTTCGAGATGAAATAGCTCGTGGACGCGCAATCTTGCCTTCTAATATTAATCATCCCGAAAGTGAACCAATGATTATTGGCCGTAATTTCCATGTCAAAATCAATGCCAATATCGGAAATAGTGCCGTAACCTCTTCCATTGAAGAAGAAGTTGAAAAAATGACATGGGCTGTTCGTTGGGGAGCAGATAATATTATGGACTTATCGACTGGAAAACATATTCATACAACGCGAGAATGGATTATTCGTAATTCACCTGTTCCGATTGGTACCGTTCCGATTTATCAAGCGTTAGAAAAAGTAAATGGTGTAGCTGAAGATTTAACATGGGAAGTATATCGAGATACATTAATTGAACAAGCAGAACAAGGCGTTGATTATTTTACAATCCACGCTGGTGTACGTCTTCCTTACATCCCAATGACGGCTAATCGTGTTACTGGAATTGTGTCTCGCGGTGGTTCAATCATGGCAGCTTGGTGTTTAGCTCATCATGAAGAGAGCTTCTTATATACCCATTTTGAAGACATTTGTGAAATTATGAAAGCTTACGATATCGCCTTTTCATTAGGAGATGGATTACGCCCTGGTTCCATTGCCGATGCAAATGATGAAGCACAATTTGCGGAACTAGAAACATTAGGGGAATTAACAAAAATCGCATGGGAACATGATGTCCAAGTCATGATTGAAGGTCCAGGTCACGTCCCAATGCATAAAATTAAAGAAAACATGGATAAACAGCTTGAAATTTGTGATGAAGCACCATTTTATACATTAGGTCCACTTACAACAGATATCGCCCCTGGTTATGATCATATTACATCTGCAATTGGTGCTGCGATGATAGGTTGGTTTGGCACAGCAATGTTATGTTATGTCACACCGAAAGAACATCTTGGCTTACCAAACAAAGAAGATGTTCGTGAAGGTGTTGTTACGTATAAGCTTGCAGCCCATGCCGCGGACTTAGCGAAAGGACATCCGAGTGCACAATTACGGGATGACGCCTTATCAAAAGCGCGTTTTGAATTCCGCTGGAGAGACCAGTTTAACTTATCTTTAGATCCTGAAAAAGCAATGAGTTTCCATGATGAAACATTACCAGCTGAAGGTGCAAAAACAGCTCATTTCTGTTCTATGTGCGGACCGAAATTTTGCAGTATGAAAATTACGCAAGATATTCGCCAGCAAGCACAAGAAAAAGGAATTGATGCGAATACTTTCGTCGAAAAAGAAATGGAAGGAAAAGCTAAAGAGTTTCGTGAAAAAGGAAGTAAAATTTATCAATAA